Proteins encoded together in one Micromonospora auratinigra window:
- a CDS encoding DUF11 domain-containing protein, with translation MTSQRILRTGTTLLCLAAAATLAPTAPALAGPAPRADLRIGLSTTETQLDSYGRAVAVVRATVDNVGAAAADDATISFRLPAGTTIAGETLLRCDYATSVCTGSLGPVPAGGSAEPLRVYLALPMAPAGTVATIDATVSTTAREVTRTNNTAAVRTTYGRYADLSLYPGADTGVWAETDISPDGGPIQPLFTAKNNGTGPAADVRLVVEVPPGFTVTGPPTGDTAWQCDVSATQVACVAGPLDPAATVALTVPMTAPAGNLDDRFSVPARVTTSGVEWRDDNGNDATADYHYVTPQA, from the coding sequence ATGACCTCCCAGCGCATCCTGCGTACCGGAACCACCCTGCTCTGCCTGGCCGCCGCCGCGACGCTCGCGCCCACCGCGCCGGCTCTCGCCGGGCCGGCCCCCCGGGCCGACCTGCGGATCGGCCTCAGCACCACCGAGACCCAGCTCGACTCGTACGGCCGGGCGGTCGCGGTGGTCCGGGCCACCGTCGACAACGTCGGTGCGGCGGCGGCGGACGACGCCACCATCTCGTTCCGGCTGCCTGCCGGCACCACCATCGCGGGCGAGACACTCCTGCGGTGCGACTACGCCACGTCCGTCTGCACCGGCAGTCTCGGGCCGGTGCCGGCCGGCGGCAGCGCCGAGCCGCTGCGCGTCTACCTCGCGCTGCCGATGGCCCCGGCCGGCACGGTTGCCACCATCGACGCGACGGTGTCGACCACCGCCCGCGAGGTCACCCGGACCAACAACACGGCCGCCGTCCGGACCACCTACGGCCGGTACGCGGACCTGTCGCTCTACCCCGGGGCGGACACCGGCGTCTGGGCGGAGACGGACATCTCGCCGGATGGTGGTCCGATCCAGCCGTTGTTCACCGCGAAGAACAACGGCACCGGTCCGGCCGCCGACGTGCGGCTGGTGGTCGAGGTGCCGCCCGGCTTCACGGTGACGGGTCCGCCGACCGGTGACACCGCGTGGCAGTGCGACGTGTCCGCCACCCAGGTGGCCTGTGTCGCCGGTCCGCTCGACCCGGCCGCCACCGTGGCGCTGACCGTGCCGATGACTGCTCCGGCGGGCAACCTCGACGACCGGTTCTCGGTGCCGGCGCGGGTCACCACGTCGGGCGTCGAGTGGCGGGACGACAACGGCAACGACGCGACGGCGGACTACCACTACGTGACGCCGCAGGCCTGA
- a CDS encoding NUDIX domain-containing protein, giving the protein MSISWADSYVGQLRALAGDRTLMFVGARAVVRDNAARVLLIQRSDNGQWAMPAGAMELGESIADCAVREVREETGLRALRVSAFALYTGPDRTHTNMYGHTYQIFTTAFRVEEWDGELARVTDETTDAGFFHPEELPAPLSASVIETLADLDVFEQTNRLILK; this is encoded by the coding sequence GTGAGCATCTCCTGGGCCGACTCGTACGTGGGGCAGCTCCGGGCCCTGGCCGGCGACCGTACCCTGATGTTCGTCGGCGCTCGCGCGGTGGTCCGGGACAACGCCGCCCGGGTGCTGCTGATCCAGCGCTCCGACAACGGCCAGTGGGCGATGCCGGCCGGCGCGATGGAGCTCGGCGAGTCGATCGCCGACTGCGCCGTCCGGGAGGTCCGCGAGGAGACCGGCCTGCGGGCCCTGCGGGTCAGCGCGTTCGCCCTCTACACCGGCCCGGACCGCACCCACACCAACATGTACGGGCACACGTACCAGATCTTCACCACGGCGTTCCGGGTCGAGGAGTGGGACGGCGAGCTGGCCCGGGTGACCGACGAGACCACCGACGCCGGCTTCTTCCACCCCGAGGAACTGCCCGCGCCGCTCTCCGCCAGCGTCATCGAGACCCTCGCCGACCTGGACGTCTTCGAGCAGACCAACCGGCTGATCCTCAAGTAG
- a CDS encoding fatty acid--CoA ligase translates to MRSTMMDAPLQIARILEHGAGVHGTAEVVTWTGAEPRRMSYAEVGRTAARLAHALRDECGVTGDERVATFMWNNTEHLVAYFAVPSMGAVLHTLNIRLFPDQVAYIANHAEDRVVLVDSTLIPLLARVIGEMTTVRHVVVVGGGDPAPLVAAAGDRIAVHHWDALLADRPESYDWPEVDERDAAALCYTSGTTGNPKGVAYSHRSIYLHSLQVCMPEGFGLGPTDRELAIVPMFHAMSWGLPYAAFLSGASLIMPDRFLQAAPIAEMIAAERPTLAGAVPTIWTDLLGYLDSHDVDTSSLKEVIVGGSACPPALMHAFHERHGIDVIHAWGMTEMSPLGSVSRPPAGATGDQAWRYRYTQGRVPAGVAARIVGPLGEPLPADGTSVGELEVRGPWVTARYVGDETPDAEKFRDGWLRTGDVGTLSPDGYLTLTDRAKDVIKSGGEWISSVELENALMAHPAVLEACVVGVPDERWDERPLATVVVREGASVTAAELRDFLAKSVARWQLPERWAFIDAVPKTSVGKFDKKVVRSRYAEGDLEVSELAAP, encoded by the coding sequence ATGCGTAGCACGATGATGGACGCCCCCCTCCAGATCGCGCGGATCCTCGAACACGGTGCCGGAGTGCACGGCACGGCGGAGGTCGTGACCTGGACCGGTGCCGAGCCCCGCCGGATGTCGTACGCCGAGGTCGGCCGCACCGCCGCCCGGCTCGCCCACGCGCTGCGCGACGAGTGCGGGGTGACCGGCGACGAGCGGGTCGCCACCTTCATGTGGAACAACACCGAGCACCTGGTGGCGTACTTCGCCGTGCCGAGCATGGGCGCGGTGCTGCACACCCTCAACATCCGGCTCTTCCCGGACCAGGTGGCCTACATCGCCAACCACGCCGAGGACCGGGTGGTGCTGGTCGACAGCACGCTGATCCCGCTGCTGGCCCGGGTGATCGGCGAGATGACCACGGTACGGCACGTGGTGGTGGTCGGGGGCGGTGACCCGGCCCCGCTGGTGGCGGCGGCCGGCGACCGGATCGCCGTACACCACTGGGACGCCCTGCTGGCCGACCGGCCGGAGTCCTACGACTGGCCCGAGGTGGACGAGCGCGACGCGGCCGCGCTCTGCTACACCTCCGGGACCACCGGCAACCCCAAGGGCGTCGCCTACTCGCACCGCTCGATCTACCTGCACTCGCTCCAGGTCTGCATGCCGGAGGGCTTCGGCCTCGGCCCGACCGACCGCGAGCTGGCCATCGTGCCGATGTTCCACGCGATGTCCTGGGGCCTGCCGTACGCGGCGTTCCTCTCCGGGGCGTCGCTGATCATGCCGGACCGGTTCCTCCAGGCCGCCCCGATCGCCGAGATGATCGCCGCCGAGCGGCCCACCCTCGCCGGCGCGGTGCCGACCATCTGGACCGACCTGCTGGGCTACCTGGACAGCCACGACGTGGACACCTCCTCGCTCAAGGAGGTGATCGTCGGCGGCTCGGCCTGCCCGCCCGCGCTGATGCACGCCTTCCACGAGCGGCACGGCATCGACGTCATCCACGCCTGGGGGATGACCGAGATGTCCCCGCTGGGCTCGGTCTCCCGGCCGCCGGCCGGCGCGACCGGCGACCAGGCCTGGCGCTACCGCTACACGCAGGGCCGCGTCCCGGCCGGGGTGGCCGCGCGGATCGTCGGCCCGCTGGGCGAGCCGCTGCCCGCCGACGGCACCTCCGTCGGTGAGCTGGAGGTCCGCGGGCCGTGGGTGACCGCCCGGTACGTCGGGGACGAGACCCCGGACGCCGAGAAGTTCCGCGACGGCTGGCTGCGCACCGGGGACGTCGGCACGCTCTCGCCCGACGGCTACCTGACGCTGACCGACCGGGCCAAGGACGTGATCAAGTCGGGCGGGGAGTGGATCTCCTCGGTCGAGCTGGAGAACGCCCTGATGGCGCACCCGGCGGTGCTGGAGGCCTGCGTGGTGGGCGTACCGGACGAGCGGTGGGACGAGCGCCCGCTGGCCACCGTGGTGGTCCGGGAGGGCGCCTCGGTCACCGCCGCCGAGCTGCGGGACTTCCTGGCGAAGTCGGTGGCCCGCTGGCAGCTGCCGGAGCGCTGGGCGTTCATCGACGCGGTTCCGAAGACCAGCGTCGGCAAGTTCGACAAGAAGGTGGTGCGTTCCCGGTACGCCGAGGGCGACCTCGAGGTCAGCGAACTGGCCGCGCCGTAA
- a CDS encoding NADPH:quinone reductase, with protein MKSIVFERNGDASVLQLVDRPVPEPGRGEVLVRMAVSGVNPTDWKARQAWPLPAGWQIPHQDGAGVIEAVGEGVDQILIGERVWIWEAAWQRPWGTASEYSVVPVRHAVPLGSASFDLGAALGIPFMTAHRCLTAGEFMPDKLHAGALSDHVVLVQGGAGAVGNAAIQLARWADACVIATVSGPEKAQLAAAAGASFVINYREQDVVEEVRKVAPDGVHTIVEVSAARNAAADVQVLRTGGAVCVYADDGGGEVTLPIRPLMGPNARWQFVLVYTAPKVAKAQAVTDVAAAVAQGAIRVGEDAGLPLHHYPLAATAAAQDAVQQSVVGKVLVSTSEA; from the coding sequence ATGAAGTCGATCGTGTTCGAACGCAACGGGGACGCCTCGGTGCTCCAGCTGGTCGACCGACCGGTGCCCGAACCGGGCCGCGGCGAGGTGCTGGTGCGGATGGCGGTGTCCGGGGTGAACCCGACGGACTGGAAGGCCCGCCAGGCGTGGCCGCTGCCGGCGGGCTGGCAGATCCCCCACCAGGACGGCGCGGGCGTGATCGAGGCGGTCGGTGAGGGCGTCGACCAGATCCTGATCGGCGAACGGGTGTGGATCTGGGAGGCGGCCTGGCAGCGGCCGTGGGGCACGGCCAGCGAGTACAGCGTGGTGCCGGTCCGGCACGCGGTGCCGCTCGGTTCGGCCTCGTTCGACCTGGGCGCCGCCCTCGGCATCCCGTTCATGACCGCGCACCGCTGCCTGACCGCCGGCGAGTTCATGCCGGACAAGCTGCACGCCGGGGCGCTCAGTGATCACGTGGTGCTGGTGCAGGGCGGGGCGGGCGCGGTGGGCAACGCGGCGATCCAGCTCGCCCGGTGGGCCGACGCCTGCGTGATCGCCACGGTGAGCGGCCCGGAGAAGGCGCAGCTCGCGGCGGCGGCCGGGGCCAGTTTCGTGATCAATTACCGGGAGCAGGACGTGGTCGAGGAGGTCCGCAAGGTCGCGCCCGACGGGGTGCACACGATCGTCGAGGTCTCCGCCGCCCGGAACGCGGCCGCCGACGTGCAGGTCCTGCGTACCGGTGGCGCGGTCTGCGTGTACGCGGACGACGGCGGGGGCGAGGTCACGTTGCCGATCCGGCCGCTGATGGGGCCGAACGCGCGCTGGCAGTTCGTGCTGGTCTACACCGCGCCGAAGGTGGCGAAGGCGCAGGCGGTGACCGACGTCGCGGCGGCGGTGGCGCAGGGCGCGATCCGGGTCGGCGAGGACGCCGGCCTGCCGCTGCACCACTATCCGCTGGCCGCCACGGCGGCGGCGCAGGACGCGGTGCAGCAGTCGGTGGTGGGAAAGGTCCTGGTCAGCACCAGTGAGGCGTGA
- a CDS encoding MerR family transcriptional regulator — protein sequence MVATWRIGELCRRTGLTVRTLHHWDHVGLLRPSGRSATGHRLYAERDVDRLYRIVALRELGLPLETIGALLDGDGTGGPDLATLLGEHLAHVQRQLAALGGLRDRLTALVPAVRAAGSATSVDLLALIEEVTKVDETIKNYFTEEQLAELAQRRERLGEDAVRGVQEEWPTLIASVQAELDAGTDPAEPRVRALAKRWMELLEAFHGGDPGLRDSLYRMQAENSTEIARQYGGPSPELIDYVKRSVAAA from the coding sequence GTGGTGGCCACCTGGCGGATCGGTGAGCTGTGCCGGCGTACCGGACTGACGGTCCGGACCCTGCACCACTGGGACCACGTGGGGCTGCTGCGGCCGTCCGGGCGCAGCGCGACCGGGCACCGGCTCTATGCCGAGCGGGACGTGGACCGGCTGTACCGGATCGTCGCGCTGCGCGAGCTGGGCCTGCCGCTGGAGACCATCGGCGCGCTGCTGGACGGGGACGGGACCGGTGGGCCGGATCTGGCCACGCTGCTCGGCGAGCACCTGGCGCACGTGCAGCGGCAGCTCGCCGCGCTCGGTGGGCTGCGCGACCGGCTGACCGCGCTGGTGCCGGCCGTCCGCGCCGCCGGGAGCGCCACGTCCGTCGACCTGCTCGCCCTGATCGAGGAGGTGACCAAGGTGGACGAGACCATCAAGAACTACTTCACCGAGGAGCAGCTGGCCGAGCTGGCGCAGCGGCGGGAACGGCTCGGTGAGGACGCCGTACGTGGGGTGCAGGAGGAGTGGCCGACGCTGATCGCCTCGGTCCAGGCCGAGCTGGACGCGGGCACCGACCCGGCCGAGCCGCGGGTGCGGGCGCTGGCGAAGCGCTGGATGGAGCTGCTGGAGGCCTTCCACGGCGGCGACCCGGGGCTGCGCGACTCGCTCTACCGGATGCAGGCGGAGAACAGCACCGAGATCGCCCGCCAGTACGGCGGCCCGTCCCCGGAGCTGATCGACTACGTGAAGCGCTCCGTGGCGGCGGCCTGA
- a CDS encoding HAD family hydrolase: MVDAVLFDLDGVLVDSEPVWEEVRRAYVAAHGGTWQPDTQRRLMGMSTGEWAAYLSGELGVDRSAEQVATEVVAEMTRRYAQRVPLIDDADAVVRRIAARWPLGLASSSPTRLIAAALDATGLADAFGATLSTEETARGKPAPDVWLAVADRLGVDPARCVAVEDSSNGVRSAAAAGMRVVAVPHGSYPLDADAEKLAAVLLPAIDALTPEVVEHAACS, translated from the coding sequence ATGGTGGACGCGGTGCTCTTCGACCTCGACGGTGTGCTCGTCGACTCCGAGCCGGTCTGGGAGGAGGTCCGGCGGGCGTACGTGGCCGCGCACGGGGGCACCTGGCAGCCGGACACCCAGCGCCGGCTGATGGGGATGAGCACCGGCGAGTGGGCCGCGTACCTGAGTGGTGAGCTGGGCGTCGACCGCAGCGCCGAGCAGGTCGCCACCGAGGTGGTGGCCGAGATGACCCGGCGGTACGCGCAGCGCGTACCCCTGATCGACGACGCCGACGCGGTCGTGCGCCGGATCGCCGCGCGGTGGCCGCTGGGGCTGGCCAGCTCCTCCCCCACCCGGCTGATCGCGGCGGCGCTGGACGCGACGGGCCTGGCCGACGCGTTCGGCGCGACCCTGTCGACGGAGGAGACCGCCCGGGGCAAGCCGGCGCCGGACGTCTGGCTGGCGGTGGCGGACCGGCTCGGGGTGGACCCGGCCCGCTGCGTGGCGGTCGAGGACTCCTCCAACGGGGTCCGGTCGGCCGCCGCGGCCGGGATGCGGGTGGTGGCGGTGCCGCACGGCTCGTACCCGCTCGACGCGGACGCCGAGAAGCTGGCGGCGGTGCTGCTCCCCGCGATCGACGCGCTCACCCCCGAAGTGGTCGAACACGCGGCTTGCTCCTGA
- a CDS encoding SCO6745 family protein, with amino-acid sequence MWTHFEPVHAVTYFHPRARAAYEAVGLRGYWRGYFAGRAAPLGPVDAPAVTAAFFSFAPPMVARALPSVWRLVSPEEALRARLTGAVQALAEFTYELPEAHLVEAAELLEEAAGRVQTAGRVLGAVNAALPRGEYPLARLWQAATTLREHRGDGHVAALVTTGLEPDEVVAWRCRVDQSREFHQRARGWTDDEWAAAEERLVEKGWLHADRTPTEHGTATFRAAEEATDRAALGPWRALGAERTGRLRELLDPIASRCRTIIPAKAPIGLPAQRSVTPTG; translated from the coding sequence ATGTGGACGCACTTCGAGCCGGTCCACGCGGTGACCTACTTCCACCCGCGGGCCCGGGCCGCGTACGAGGCGGTCGGGCTGCGCGGCTACTGGCGGGGCTACTTCGCCGGCCGGGCCGCCCCGCTCGGGCCGGTCGACGCGCCGGCCGTGACCGCCGCGTTCTTCAGCTTCGCGCCGCCCATGGTGGCCCGCGCGCTGCCCTCGGTGTGGCGGCTGGTCAGCCCCGAGGAGGCGCTGCGCGCCCGGCTCACCGGCGCGGTGCAGGCGCTCGCCGAGTTCACCTACGAACTGCCCGAGGCGCACCTGGTCGAGGCGGCCGAGCTGCTGGAGGAGGCCGCCGGCCGGGTGCAGACCGCCGGCCGGGTGCTCGGCGCGGTCAACGCCGCCCTGCCCCGGGGCGAGTACCCGCTGGCCCGGCTCTGGCAGGCCGCCACCACGCTGCGCGAGCACCGGGGCGACGGGCACGTGGCGGCGCTGGTCACCACCGGGCTGGAGCCGGACGAGGTGGTCGCCTGGCGGTGCCGGGTCGACCAGTCCCGCGAGTTCCACCAGCGGGCCCGGGGCTGGACCGACGACGAGTGGGCCGCCGCCGAGGAACGGCTGGTCGAGAAGGGCTGGCTGCACGCCGACCGGACCCCCACGGAGCACGGCACCGCGACGTTCCGGGCCGCCGAGGAGGCCACCGACCGGGCCGCGCTCGGCCCGTGGCGGGCACTGGGCGCGGAGCGTACCGGGCGGCTGCGCGAGCTGCTCGACCCGATCGCGAGCCGGTGCCGCACGATCATCCCGGCGAAAGCGCCGATCGGCCTGCCCGCCCAACGGTCGGTCACCCCCACCGGCTGA
- a CDS encoding FKBP-type peptidyl-prolyl cis-trans isomerase: MSERVQNRSAGQGPGTKAERRLAAQLAAKKAAEARRRRQSMLGAFVGVLAVAALIGGIVWLNSGDDDKKTQSAASPSASAITEPTAAAPALPEGADPALKTKPKVTPGTGELKKLTVNTLIKGKGPAVKKGQQITTNYVGVFYKDGKEFDASWNNGQPATFAIGVGQVIPGWDQGLVGVPVGSRVQLDIPAELAYGNSGEGGRPAGPLRFVVDVLAAQ, encoded by the coding sequence GTGAGCGAGCGTGTGCAGAACCGGTCGGCGGGCCAGGGCCCGGGCACCAAGGCGGAGCGGCGGCTCGCCGCCCAGCTGGCGGCGAAGAAGGCCGCCGAGGCCCGGCGTCGCCGGCAGTCGATGCTGGGCGCCTTCGTCGGCGTCCTCGCGGTGGCCGCGCTGATCGGTGGCATCGTCTGGCTCAACAGCGGCGACGACGACAAGAAGACCCAGAGCGCCGCCAGCCCGTCGGCCAGCGCGATCACCGAGCCCACCGCCGCCGCCCCGGCGCTGCCCGAGGGGGCCGACCCGGCGCTGAAGACCAAGCCCAAGGTGACCCCCGGCACCGGCGAGCTGAAGAAGCTCACCGTCAACACCCTGATCAAGGGCAAGGGCCCGGCGGTGAAGAAGGGCCAGCAGATCACCACGAACTACGTGGGCGTGTTCTACAAGGACGGCAAGGAGTTCGACGCCTCCTGGAACAACGGCCAGCCGGCCACCTTCGCGATCGGCGTCGGCCAGGTCATCCCCGGCTGGGACCAGGGCCTCGTCGGCGTGCCGGTGGGCAGCCGGGTGCAGCTCGACATCCCGGCCGAGCTGGCGTACGGCAACTCCGGTGAGGGCGGCCGGCCGGCCGGCCCGCTGCGCTTCGTCGTGGACGTGCTCGCCGCGCAGTAG
- a CDS encoding PPOX class F420-dependent oxidoreductase — protein sequence MAILTEEDLALLAEPQLAHVATIEADGTPHVTPVWVDTDGEHIVFNTAKGRQKYLNMSRNPVVAVSVVDKADDFRTLWVKGTAEFVTEGADAHIDRMAQKYLGQETYPFRRPGEERVIVRITPTEKLGRG from the coding sequence ATGGCGATCCTCACCGAAGAAGACCTGGCCCTGCTCGCCGAACCGCAGCTCGCCCACGTGGCCACGATCGAGGCCGACGGCACCCCGCACGTCACCCCCGTCTGGGTGGACACCGACGGCGAGCACATCGTGTTCAACACGGCCAAGGGCCGGCAGAAGTACCTCAACATGTCCCGCAACCCGGTCGTCGCGGTGTCGGTCGTCGACAAGGCCGACGACTTCCGCACGCTCTGGGTGAAGGGCACCGCCGAGTTCGTCACCGAGGGCGCGGACGCGCACATCGACCGGATGGCGCAGAAGTACCTCGGCCAGGAGACCTACCCGTTCCGCCGTCCCGGCGAGGAGCGCGTCATCGTCCGCATCACCCCCACCGAGAAGCTGGGCCGCGGCTGA
- the ku gene encoding non-homologous end joining protein Ku, protein MRAIWKGAVSFGLVSIGVKVYSATEEKDIRFHQVHREDGGRIRYKRTCSVCGEEVTYDDIAKGYDIGGGEMVILTDSDFADLPLTTSHAIDVLEFVPAEQVDPILYNKAYFLEPEGTATKPYVLLRDALADSERVAIVKVALRQREQLATLRVREGVLLLNTMLWPDEVRTPDFGFLDEDLKVRPPELAMASSLIDSMAGEFEPDAFTDDYRAALQEVIDAKVEGREVVQPEEEEAAPAAAVDLMAALKASVERARAARGETPSGGGAEPTPISSARSAQKAAAARKAPAKKAAEKKAPAKKTAEKKTPAKKAEPAKKTAEKKTAAKKAPAKKTAEKKAAPRKTA, encoded by the coding sequence ATGCGGGCGATCTGGAAAGGAGCGGTGTCGTTCGGCCTGGTGTCGATCGGGGTGAAGGTCTACTCGGCCACCGAGGAGAAGGACATCCGCTTCCACCAGGTGCACCGCGAGGACGGCGGCCGCATCCGCTACAAGCGCACCTGCTCGGTCTGCGGCGAGGAGGTCACCTACGACGACATCGCCAAGGGGTACGACATCGGCGGCGGCGAGATGGTCATCCTCACCGACTCCGACTTCGCGGACCTGCCGCTGACCACCTCGCACGCGATCGACGTGCTGGAGTTCGTCCCCGCCGAGCAGGTCGACCCGATCCTCTACAACAAGGCGTACTTCCTGGAGCCGGAGGGCACCGCCACCAAGCCGTACGTGCTGCTGCGCGACGCGCTCGCGGACTCGGAGCGGGTGGCGATCGTCAAGGTGGCGCTGCGCCAGCGCGAACAGCTCGCCACCCTGCGGGTACGCGAGGGCGTGCTGCTGCTCAACACGATGCTCTGGCCGGACGAGGTGCGTACCCCCGACTTCGGTTTCCTGGACGAGGACCTGAAGGTGCGGCCGCCGGAGCTGGCGATGGCCAGCTCGCTGATCGACTCGATGGCCGGCGAGTTCGAGCCGGACGCCTTCACCGACGACTATCGGGCGGCGTTGCAGGAGGTCATCGACGCGAAGGTCGAGGGCCGAGAGGTGGTCCAGCCGGAGGAGGAAGAGGCCGCGCCGGCCGCGGCGGTGGACCTGATGGCCGCGCTGAAGGCGTCGGTCGAGCGGGCCCGGGCCGCGCGCGGCGAGACGCCCTCGGGCGGCGGGGCCGAGCCCACCCCCATCTCGTCGGCCCGCTCGGCGCAGAAGGCGGCCGCCGCCAGGAAGGCCCCCGCGAAGAAGGCGGCGGAGAAGAAGGCCCCGGCGAAGAAGACCGCCGAGAAGAAGACGCCCGCGAAGAAGGCGGAGCCGGCGAAGAAGACGGCCGAGAAGAAGACGGCGGCCAAGAAGGCCCCGGCGAAGAAGACCGCCGAGAAGAAGGCCGCGCCCCGCAAGACCGCCTGA
- the ligD gene encoding non-homologous end-joining DNA ligase has protein sequence MPGAPLKPMLAMTGQLPAGAGWAYEFKWDGVRALADIVGHRQHLYARSGVDITVAYPELITLAEQVDDALLDGEVVLFTDGQPSFTALAERMHVRNAAKAARLAATVPVTYMIFDLLRLRGEDLTGRPWRERRAALESLGLGAARWAVPPVFGDGSATYEAAGEHGLEGVMAKRVDSLYRPGVRSPDWVKVKLEVTADFVVGGWRPGARRIGGLLVGVPGPDGRLVYRGRVGGGIGAAIERELLRELEPLRSGASPFAGDVPREDARGAIWVTPQVVVEVKYGQRTPDGRLRFPRILRLRPDKPAEEVDDVS, from the coding sequence GTGCCCGGCGCGCCGTTGAAGCCGATGCTCGCGATGACCGGGCAGCTCCCGGCCGGTGCCGGCTGGGCGTACGAGTTCAAGTGGGACGGTGTCCGGGCGCTCGCCGACATCGTCGGTCACCGCCAGCACCTGTACGCCCGCTCGGGCGTGGACATCACCGTCGCGTACCCGGAGCTGATCACCCTGGCCGAGCAGGTCGACGACGCGCTGCTCGACGGTGAGGTGGTGCTCTTCACCGACGGGCAGCCCTCGTTCACCGCCCTCGCCGAGCGGATGCACGTGCGCAACGCGGCGAAGGCGGCCCGGCTGGCGGCGACCGTCCCGGTCACGTACATGATCTTCGACCTGTTGCGGCTGCGCGGCGAGGACCTGACCGGGCGGCCCTGGCGGGAGCGGCGGGCGGCGCTGGAGTCGCTCGGGCTCGGCGCGGCCCGCTGGGCGGTGCCACCGGTCTTCGGAGACGGCTCGGCCACCTACGAGGCGGCGGGCGAGCACGGCCTGGAGGGGGTGATGGCCAAGCGGGTCGACTCGCTCTACCGGCCCGGGGTGCGCTCGCCCGACTGGGTGAAGGTCAAGCTGGAGGTCACCGCCGACTTCGTGGTGGGCGGCTGGCGGCCGGGCGCGCGCCGGATCGGCGGGCTGCTGGTGGGGGTGCCCGGGCCGGACGGCCGGCTGGTCTACCGGGGGCGGGTGGGCGGCGGGATCGGCGCGGCGATCGAACGGGAGCTGCTGCGTGAGCTGGAGCCGCTGCGCTCCGGCGCGTCGCCGTTCGCCGGGGACGTGCCGCGCGAGGATGCCCGGGGCGCGATCTGGGTAACTCCGCAGGTGGTGGTGGAGGTGAAGTACGGCCAGCGCACCCCGGACGGGCGGTTGCGCTTCCCCCGGATCCTGCGCCTGCGCCCGGACAAGCCGGCGGAGGAGGTCGACGATGTCAGCTGA
- the ligD gene encoding non-homologous end-joining DNA ligase: protein MSAERLKVDVEGRSLELSNLDKVLFPKAGFTKGEVIDYYTRIAPVLLPHLRDRAVTRIRFPNGVDGGSFFEKNAPAATPSWVRTETLPAPGSSKGRETIDYVVADDLPTLVWLANLAALELHTPQWKVGGHPDMMVVDLDPGAPAALKQCCRVALLMRDRLAADGVEAYPKTSGKKGMQLCCPIAGTQSADVVSDYAKRIAQELEREHPKLIVSKMAKNLRPGKVFIDWSQNNAAKTTVAPYSLRAQAVPSVSTPLTWDEVSAGAAGKRPSTRPYTADEVLERVAKSGDLLAPLLDGGPELPGR, encoded by the coding sequence ATGTCAGCTGAGCGGCTCAAGGTGGACGTCGAGGGGCGGTCGCTGGAGCTGTCCAACCTGGACAAGGTCCTCTTCCCGAAGGCCGGCTTCACCAAGGGTGAGGTGATCGACTACTACACCCGGATCGCCCCGGTGCTGCTGCCGCACCTGCGGGACCGGGCGGTGACCCGGATCCGCTTCCCGAACGGCGTCGACGGCGGGTCGTTCTTCGAGAAGAACGCACCGGCCGCCACCCCGTCCTGGGTACGCACCGAGACGCTGCCCGCCCCCGGGTCGAGCAAGGGGCGGGAGACCATCGACTACGTGGTCGCCGACGATCTGCCTACCCTGGTCTGGCTGGCCAACCTGGCCGCGCTGGAGCTGCACACGCCGCAGTGGAAGGTGGGCGGGCACCCCGACATGATGGTGGTCGACCTGGACCCGGGCGCCCCGGCGGCGTTGAAGCAGTGCTGCCGGGTGGCGCTGCTGATGCGCGACCGGCTGGCCGCCGACGGGGTCGAGGCGTACCCGAAGACGTCCGGCAAGAAGGGCATGCAGCTCTGCTGCCCGATCGCCGGTACCCAGTCCGCCGACGTCGTCTCCGACTACGCGAAGCGGATCGCCCAGGAGCTGGAGCGGGAGCACCCGAAGCTGATCGTGTCGAAGATGGCGAAGAACCTGCGCCCCGGCAAGGTCTTCATCGACTGGAGCCAGAACAACGCGGCGAAGACGACGGTCGCGCCGTACTCGCTGCGCGCCCAGGCCGTGCCGTCGGTGTCGACGCCGTTGACGTGGGACGAGGTGTCCGCCGGTGCGGCCGGGAAGCGACCGTCGACCCGTCCGTACACGGCCGACGAGGTGCTCGAGCGGGTCGCGAAGTCCGGCGACCTGCTCGCCCCGCTGCTCGACGGCGGCCCGGAGCTGCCGGGCCGGTGA